In Oryza sativa Japonica Group chromosome 2, ASM3414082v1, the following are encoded in one genomic region:
- the LOC4330293 gene encoding dof zinc finger protein 2 isoform 1 (isoform 1 is encoded by transcript variant 1) gives MDAAHWHQGLGLVKPMEEMLMGANPNPNGSSNQPPPPPSSAASAQRPIAPPAAGAAAGAGAAGAGAGTERRARPQKEKALNCPRCNSTNTKFCYYNNYSLQQPRYFCKTCRRYWTEGGSLRNVPVGGGSRKNKRSSSSVVPSAAASASTSAAVSGSVPVGLAAKNPKLMHEGAQDLNLAFPHHHGRALQPPEFTAFPSLESSSVCNPGGNLAAANGAGGRGSVGAFSAMELLRSTGCYVPLPQMAPLGMPAEYAAAGFHLGEFRMPPPPQQQQQQQAQTVLGFSLDTHGAGAGGGSGVFGACSAGLQESAAGRLLFPFEDLKPVVSAAAGDANSGGDHQYDHGKNQGGGGGVIGGHEAPGFWNSSMIGNGSSNGGGGGGSW, from the exons ATGGATGCGGCCCACTGGCATCAG GGGCTAGGGCTAGTGAAGCCCATGGAAGAGATGCTGATGGGTGCAAATCCAAATCCTAATGGGAGCTCAAatcagccaccgccaccgccgtcctcggcGGCCAGCGCCCAGCGGCCTATCGCCCCACCGGCGGCtggagcggccgccggcgcgggcgccgccggagCTGGGGCTGGCACGGagcgccgcgcgcggccgcaGAAGGAGAAGGCGCTCAACTGCCCGCGGTGCAACTCGACGAACACCAAGTTCTGCTACTACAACAACTACAGCCTCCAGCAGCCGCGCTACTTCTGCAAGACGTGCCGCCGCTACTGGACGGAGGGCGGCTCGCTCCGCAACgtccccgtcggcggcggctcacggaagaACAAGCGCTCGTCGTCCTCGGTGGTGCCGTCGGCGGCCGCGTCGGCCTCCACCTCCGCGGCGGTGTCCGGCTCGGTCCCCGTGGGGCTGGCGGCCAAGAACCCGAAGCTGATGCACGAGGGAGCGCAGGACCTCAACCTAGCGTTCCCGCACCACCACGGCCGCGCCCTGCAGCCGCCGGAGTTCACGGCGTTCCCGAGCTTGGAGAGCAGCAGCGTGTGCAACCCCGGAGGCaacctggcggcggcgaacggcgcCGGTGGCAGGGGCAGCGTGGGCGCGTTCTCGGCGATGGAGTTGCTGAGGAGCACCGGCTGCTACGTTCCGCTGCCGCAGATGGCGCCGCTAGGGATGCCGGCGGAGTACGCAGCTGCGGGGTTCCATCTCGGCGAGTTCCgcatgccaccgccgccacagcagcagcagcagcaacaagctCAGACCGTGCTCGGTTTCTCCCTGGACACGCACGGCGCGGGTGCAGGCGGCGGCTCCGGGGTGTTCGGCGCGTGCAGCGCTGGGTTGCAAGAGAGCGCGGCGGGCAGGTTGCTGTTCCCCTTCGAGGACCTGAAGCCGGTGGTGAGCGCCGCGGCTGGCGACGCGAACAGCGGCGGCGATCATCAGTACGACCACGGCAAGAAccaaggtggtggcggcggcgtcatcgGTGGCCATGAGGCCCCAGGGTTCTGGAATAGCAGCATGATCGGCAACGGCagcagcaatggcggcggcggcggcggttcttgGTAA
- the LOC4330293 gene encoding dof zinc finger protein 2 isoform 2 (isoform 2 is encoded by transcript variant 2) — protein MEEMLMGANPNPNGSSNQPPPPPSSAASAQRPIAPPAAGAAAGAGAAGAGAGTERRARPQKEKALNCPRCNSTNTKFCYYNNYSLQQPRYFCKTCRRYWTEGGSLRNVPVGGGSRKNKRSSSSVVPSAAASASTSAAVSGSVPVGLAAKNPKLMHEGAQDLNLAFPHHHGRALQPPEFTAFPSLESSSVCNPGGNLAAANGAGGRGSVGAFSAMELLRSTGCYVPLPQMAPLGMPAEYAAAGFHLGEFRMPPPPQQQQQQQAQTVLGFSLDTHGAGAGGGSGVFGACSAGLQESAAGRLLFPFEDLKPVVSAAAGDANSGGDHQYDHGKNQGGGGGVIGGHEAPGFWNSSMIGNGSSNGGGGGGSW, from the coding sequence ATGGAAGAGATGCTGATGGGTGCAAATCCAAATCCTAATGGGAGCTCAAatcagccaccgccaccgccgtcctcggcGGCCAGCGCCCAGCGGCCTATCGCCCCACCGGCGGCtggagcggccgccggcgcgggcgccgccggagCTGGGGCTGGCACGGagcgccgcgcgcggccgcaGAAGGAGAAGGCGCTCAACTGCCCGCGGTGCAACTCGACGAACACCAAGTTCTGCTACTACAACAACTACAGCCTCCAGCAGCCGCGCTACTTCTGCAAGACGTGCCGCCGCTACTGGACGGAGGGCGGCTCGCTCCGCAACgtccccgtcggcggcggctcacggaagaACAAGCGCTCGTCGTCCTCGGTGGTGCCGTCGGCGGCCGCGTCGGCCTCCACCTCCGCGGCGGTGTCCGGCTCGGTCCCCGTGGGGCTGGCGGCCAAGAACCCGAAGCTGATGCACGAGGGAGCGCAGGACCTCAACCTAGCGTTCCCGCACCACCACGGCCGCGCCCTGCAGCCGCCGGAGTTCACGGCGTTCCCGAGCTTGGAGAGCAGCAGCGTGTGCAACCCCGGAGGCaacctggcggcggcgaacggcgcCGGTGGCAGGGGCAGCGTGGGCGCGTTCTCGGCGATGGAGTTGCTGAGGAGCACCGGCTGCTACGTTCCGCTGCCGCAGATGGCGCCGCTAGGGATGCCGGCGGAGTACGCAGCTGCGGGGTTCCATCTCGGCGAGTTCCgcatgccaccgccgccacagcagcagcagcagcaacaagctCAGACCGTGCTCGGTTTCTCCCTGGACACGCACGGCGCGGGTGCAGGCGGCGGCTCCGGGGTGTTCGGCGCGTGCAGCGCTGGGTTGCAAGAGAGCGCGGCGGGCAGGTTGCTGTTCCCCTTCGAGGACCTGAAGCCGGTGGTGAGCGCCGCGGCTGGCGACGCGAACAGCGGCGGCGATCATCAGTACGACCACGGCAAGAAccaaggtggtggcggcggcgtcatcgGTGGCCATGAGGCCCCAGGGTTCTGGAATAGCAGCATGATCGGCAACGGCagcagcaatggcggcggcggcggcggttcttgGTAA